The Comamonas endophytica sequence TCACCCTGCCCCAGGATCCGGAGGAACGCGAGAACGCCATCGACGACGTACTGGCCAACCACCCCGACAACGGCAACGTGATGTCCGCCGTGGTGCTCGATGCCTCGCCGCGCAAGATCGTCGCCACGCGCGCCGACGGCGAGAAGTTCGAGATCACCGGCGACGGCCTCAAGCCCGCCCAGTCCGGCCTGAGCGACAAGGCGCCGCCCAACACCCGGCTGCGCGCCGGCGCCGTGATCCGCGTGGTCAAGACGCCGAAGAACACCTGGGAGATCACCCAGCTGCCCGAGGTCGAGGGCGCGTTCGTGGCGCTCGATCCGCGCTCCGGCGCGATCCGCGCGCTGGTCGGCGGCTTCGATTTCGGCAAGAACAAGTTCAACCACGTGACGCAGGCCTGGCGCCAGCCGGGCTCGAGCTTCAAGCCCTTCATCTACTCGGCGGCGCTGGAAAAGGGTTTCGGCCCGGCGACGATGATCAACGACGCGCCGATCTTCTTCAGCGCCGGCACCACCGGCGGCCAGCCCTGGGAGCCGAAGAACTACGACTCGCGCTATGACGGCCCGATGAGCATGCGCACCGGCCTGAACAAGTCGAAGAACATGATCTCGATCCGCCTGCTGCAGGCCATCGGCCCGCAATACGGCCAGGAGTGGGTCACGCATTTCGGCTTCGAAGCCGACAAGCACCCGGCCTACCTGACGATGGCGCTGGGCGCAGGCTCGGTCACGCCGATGCAGATGGCCTCGGCCTATTCGGTGTTCGCCAATGGCGGGCGGCGCGTCAACCCCTGGCTGATCACACGCATCACCGACCACAAGAACCGCGTGCTGTCCGAGTTCCGGCCCACGCCGCTGGAGCAGCTGCCCGAGGCCATTCCGCCGCGCAACGCGTTCATCATGAACAGCATGCTGCAGGACGTGGCCCGTGTGGGCACCGCGGCGCGCGCCCAGGCCACGCTCAAGCGCCCCGACCTGTACGGCAAGACCGGCACCACCAACGACTCGGTCGATGCCTGGTTCGGCGGCTTCCAGCCGACGCTGGCCGCCGTCACCTGGATCGGCTACGACACGCCGCGCAACCTGGGCTCGCGCGAGACCGGCGGTGGCCTGAGCCTGCCGATCTGGATCGACTTCATGCAGCACGCGCTCAAGGGCGTGCCCGTGGCCGAGCTGCCCGTGCCGCCCGGCGTGGTCAACATCGGCGGCGAATGGTTCTACGAGGAATTCGCGCGCGCTCCCAGCCTGGGCATGTCCGATGGCGGCGGCTATGGCGGCGGCGGCGGTGGTTACGAGGCATCGACCGAAGACACTCCCCCGCCTCCCTCCGAGGAGCGCAGCCGAATCATGGACCTGTTCAGGAATTGATGGTGGCCGGCCAGGTGCGGCCGGCTAGGCGCGGCCGGCTAGGTGCGGCCGGCTAGGCGCGGCCGGCTAGGCGCGGCCGGCTAGGTGCGGCCGGCTAGGCGCGGCCGGCTAGGCGCGGCCGGCTAGGCGCCATGGAAAAAGCCCCTCGCAAGGGGCTTTTTCATTGGGCCGGCGCAGCTGGCTCAGGCGCTGAAGGTCAGCGGCAGGCCCGATTGCTCCGACGCATAGCGGCTCAGGCAGGCAAAGAATTCGCCTTCGCCCTTGGTATCGATCCAGCAGCCCTGCCCGGCGTCATAACGGAAATGGAAGCCGCCGGCCTTGGCCGCCAGCCATACTTCATGCAAAGGCTTTTGCAGATTGATGACAATCTGGCTGCGGTTCGGGAACGACAGCGTGACCATGCCACCCACGCGCTGGGCATCCAGGTCGGCATCGGTGTCGTCGTTGATGCGGTCGCAGCCCTGCTCCACCGCCAGCAGCAGCTTTTCAGCGCAATCCAGGAATTCAAGGTCGTTCATTACAATTTGCTTATGTTGAGAGCTTCCCAAATTCTAGTCAGGTCTTTTGCCCTTGCGCTGAGTGCGGCGTCACTCGTGGCCTGCGGCCAGCGCGGCCCGCTGTACCTGCCCACCGCGCCCGAGGCGGCGCAGCGCGCCACGCTGCCCCAGACGCTGACCCCGCAGCTCCTGAACGATGACGCGTCCCCGCCGGCGCCGCAGCTTCCTCCGCGCTGAGGCGCGGCGCCAGGCGAGGTACTAAGCGGCCCGGCGCTTGCGCAGCCAGCGCTGCAGGCGCCAGCCCAGCAGCAGCGCGATGACCGCGGCGTAGACCGCGACTTCGGCAAAGTCGTTCTTGCCCGCGCGCATCCAGAAGAAGTGCAGCAGCGCGAGCCCCGCCACGGCGTAGATGCTGCGATGCAGCCACTGCCAGCGGCGCCCGCCCAGCAGCCGCAGCATGCGCTGCGGTGAAGTGGCTGCCAGTGCCGTCAGCAGCACGAAGGCCAGCATGCCGACCAGGATGAAGGGCCGTTCCAGCGTGTCGCGCCAGATCTCGGCCAGGTCCATCCCCTGGTCGAACAGCGCATAGCACAGCAGGTGCGTGACGGCATAGAAATACACAAACAGCCCCAGCATGCGCCGAAAGCGCGCCAGCGCCGGCAGGCCCAGCAGCACGCGCGCCGGCGTCACCGCCAGCGCCACGCAGAGGAAGCGCAGCGTCCAGTCGCCGGTGGCGCGCAGCAGGGCCTCGGCCGGGTTGGCGCCCAGCGTGTCGAACACCGCGCCGTACAGCAGCTGCGCAAAGGGCAGCAGGCACAGTGCGAACACCAGCGGCTTGGCGGCCGGGTGCATGAAGGCGGCTTTCCAGCGCGGTGCCGCGGCGCGCATCTGCGGAGCGTTCAAAACTGCTGCTTCAGATCCATGCCGGCGTACATCTGCGCCACCTGCTCGCCATAGCCATTGAACAGCAGCGTAGGGCGCTTCTTGGCAAACAGCCCGCCCTCGCCGATGCGCCGCTCGGTGGCCTGGCTCCAGCGCGGATGCGGCACCTCGGGATTGACATTGGAATAGAAGCCGTACTCGTTGCGCGCGGCCTTGTTCCACGCCGTGCCCGGCTGCTTGTCGGTCAGGCGGATGGCGACGAGGCTCTTGGCGCTCTTGAACCCGTACTTCCAGGGCACGACCAGCCGTACCGGCGCGCCGTTCTGCGCGGGCAGCACTTCGCCATACATGCCGAAGGACAGCAGCGTCAGCGGGTGCATGGCCTCGTCGAGCCGCAGCGCCTCGGTATAGGGCCAGTCCAGCACCCGGCTGCGCAGGCCCGGCATCACCTTTGGATCGGCCAGCGTCACGAACTCCACGTACTTGGCACTGCCCAGCGGCTGCACCTCGCGCAGCAGCTGCGCCAGCGAATAGCCGACCCAGGGAATGACCATCGACCAGCCCTCGACGCAGCGCAGGCGGTAGATGCGTTCTTCCTGCGCACTGAGCTTGAGCAGCTCTTCCAGGCCAAAGGTCCTGGGCTTGGCCACCAGGCCCTCGACCTTGACGCTCCAGGGCGTGGTCTTGAGCGTGTGCGCGTTGCGCGCGGGGTCGGCCTTGTCGAGGCCGAACTCGTAGTAGTTGTTGTACTGCGTCGCATCCTTGTAGGCCGTGGGCGCCTCCATGGTGTTGGCCCCTGCCACCTGGCTGGGCGCACCCGGCAGCGCCGCCAGCTTGCCCGGGCGCTCCATGGCCGCGCGCGCATCGCGTGCCGCCCATCCCGCCAGCGTCGCCCCGGCCGCGCCTGCAGCCACGGTGCGCAGCCACTGGCGGCGCTCCTCGTAGACGGCCTGCGGCGTGATCTCGCTGGCCTGGGGGTGGACAAAGCCGTTGTCACCGGTACGTATCAGCATTGCAGCTCCTTGATATGGCCGCGCAGCGCTTGGCCCGACCTGTCAGATGCATTGTGCCGGTGGATGGTTCAACCTGCTTGGAAACAAAAACAGGCGCGTGTTGTAGGAAAAACTGCTCGTGGTGTGCTTGCCTTGGCAGCCTGGTCGAAGCATGGAAGGCTGGCCTCAACACTTGAGCGCAGGACCGTCATCCTTCGACAGGCTCAGGACGAACGGAAAGAATTCGGGGCAATGCCCCTGCAAAACCGTTCGTGTTGAGCCTGTCGAAAACCGTTCGTGGTGAGCCTGTCGAACCATGAAGGGCCTGTCCTCGAGAAATCGCCCTTCATCCTTCGCCAGGCTCAGGACAAACGGTTTTTGTCATGGCTGACACGCAGTGCCATCCCATCAGGATCACAGCTCGCCATAGCTGTGCAGCCCGCTGAGGAACATGTTCACCCCCAGGAACGCAAAGGTCGTCACCCCCAGCCCGGCCAGCGCCCACCAGGCGGAAATCGTCCCGCGCAGGCCCTTGACCAGGCGCATGTGCAGCCAGGCGGCGTAATTGAGCCAGACGATCAGCGCCCAGGTCTCCTTCGGGTCCCAGCTCCAGTAGCCGCCCCAGGCCTCGGCGGCCCAGAGCGCGCCGAGCACGGTGGCGATGGTGAAGAAGGCAAAGCCCACGGCAATCGACTTGTACATGACGTCGTCGAGGATCTCGAAGGACGGCAGGCGCGCGGCGATATGTTTGCGTGCCAGCAGGATGCCGGCCACGATCAGCGCCGAGATGCCGAAGTAGACCGTCCAGTAGCTGCTGCCGCCCTCTGCCGCGCCCTGGCGGAAGACGATGGGCTCGAAGCACAGCACGATGCCCAGCAGCCACAGCGGCGCGAGCTTCCACCAGCGGGTCTCGCCGGCCTGCTGCTTGATCAGATAGGCAAAGGCCACCATGGCCGCCAGCGCGAAGGTGCCGTAGCCGATGAAGTTGGCCGGCACATGCAGCTTCATCCACCAGCTCTTGAGCGCCGGCACCAGCGGCTGGATCTCGTGCGCCTCGCGCACCAGCGTGTACCACAGCAGGAATCCGACGGCCGCGCTCACCACCAGCATGACGAAGGCGCCCAGCGCGCGGGTGTCGTAGTTCTGCTCGTAATAGAGATAGAAGGCCGCCGTCATCCAGCAGAACATCACGAACACTTCATAGAGGTTGCTGACCGGGATGTGGCCGATGTCCGGGCCCAGCAGGTAGCTTTCGTACCAGCGCACCATGGTGCCGATCAGTGCCATCGCGATCGCCACCCAGGCGATGCGCGAGCCCAGCAGCGACAGGGCCTGGCCCTCGCCCTTCGAGAACATGCCGATCCAGTAGAAGATGGTGCTCATGAAGAACAGCATGCTCATCCAGAGAATGGCCGACTGGCTCGACAGGAAATATTTGAGCCAGAACACGCTGTCGGCCCGCTCAAGATTCCCTGCCCCATCGGCCTGGTATAGAAACAGCGCCAGCAGCGAGCAGCCCGCGACCGCCAGCAGCAGCGTGCGCAGCGGGCGCCAGAACCAGCCGAGCCAGATCAGCGACGGGATCGTGCCCACCAGGATGGCCTTCTCGTAGACATCCATGTAAGCCGCATAGCGCTGCAGCGCAAACAGCCCGCCCGCCAGCACGATCGCGGCAAACAGCCAGTCATACCCGTTGCGGCGCGAGAAATACCCCGAGTGCAGGGTGATGGTCTCGGAGGAATCGTTGGTGGCGGTATTCATTTGGCAGCAGCTCCAGGGCGGCGCGCGATCGGCTGGGCCCCAATGAGTTTTTCGGTCAGCACGGCAAAGTCCTTGTCGCCTTCCATGGTCTGGCGGTTGGTCGAAAGCGCCATGCGCGCATGGCTGCGGCCTTCGCTGGCCGGCGTCAGCCAGATCCACAGGCGCCGGTCGCGCACGTAGAGCATGGCAAAGATCCCGAGGATCAGGAACAGGCAGCCCAGATAGACTACGTTCTTGCCGGGGCCGCGCGTGACCTGGAAAACACTTGCCTGCACATGGGTGAAGTCGTCGAGCATGAAGGCCATGGGCGCGGGATAGAACTGCGCATCGCTGAGCGAGAACACCGTCTGCGTCATGAACGCCAGCGTCTGGGCATCGTTGGCCATGGGCGGCAGGCCGGCCTGCTCGCGCAGCGCCTGCGCCATCTCGAACAGCGCGCCGTTGAGGATGCGCACCAGCACCTCGCTGGCGCGCGTGCGCTCGGCTTCGGGCACGTTGAGTTCCATGAAGCGCGCGATGGCCTGCAGGCCGCCGATCCTCTCACCCGCATCGTCCGTCGTGCCGGCATAGATCTGCAGCGCACGCAGCGCCGACTGCATCAGCGGCTCGCGCAGGTCGGGGCGCGCGGCATCGACCGCCTGCGCCACATAGCGGCGCGCACCCTGCTCGCGCAGCGCCGGATCGGCCAGCGCCGCGCGCAGGCGCACGAAGGTGTCCATCGTGCCTTCCATGTCGGCCGGCACGCGCAGGTAGCGAAAGGCATCGGCCTGGTTCTCGCGCACGCCCAGCAGGAACACCGGGTTGCCGTCGCCGGTGTCCACGGGCAGCATGTAGTTCTGGTATTCGCGCGCCTGGCCCGAGGCATCGCGCAGCTTGTAGCCGATGCTCGGGCCGATGTTGCGCAGCTCCTTCTCGGTCGTGGTCTTGTGGCCCGCGCCCAGGCGCGCGTCGATAGCCGCCTTCAGGTCGACCTTGCGCACGTCGGTGGCCGAGCCGGCATCCGCCCCCCTGGAGGCGCCGAAGTTCTCGACGTTGATGGTGCGCAGCGCCGTGTATTCGAGCGTCAGCGTCTCCTGCGGGTCGCCCCGCCCGGCGCCGGCGCGCGTGAACTCGCTGGTGCCGCCGATCGTGCCCTCGACATTGAAGGGCGTGGCCGTGCCATCGAGCGGCACGGCGCGCATCTTCACCGAGGAACCACCGTCGTCGAAGCTCGACTGGTAGATCTCCACGCCCTTGTAGTGCGCCGGATGGTTGACCTCGATGCGCTCGGCGGTCTGCTCGCCGGTGTGCCTGTCGTGGATGATGACCTCGCTGGCAAACAGCTTGGGCATGCCGGTGGAGTAGTACTCGACGATGAATTTCTTCAGCTCGATGGCAAAGGGCAGCTCCTGCAGCAGCACGCCATCCGATTGGTTCAGGATGGCGGTGCTCGACTGCGTGCCCTCGGCGACCATGAGGTTGCCGCGGAAGGTCGGGTTGCGCTCGGACAGGCGGTGCTCGGCCGCGACGTCGGCCACGCGGCCGCCGCCGGTGTAGGGCGTCTTGTCGCCAAACAGCATCTGCGCGCGCACGATCAGGTCGCCGTCGAACAGCCCGCCCAGGCAGATCAGCACGATGGCGCTGTGCGCCGCGATGTAACCCAGCTTGTGCGCCGCGCCGGCCTTCGCCGCCACCATCCAGCCGCTGCCGCGCTGCTGCAGCCGCACTTTCCAGCCTCCCGTCGCCAGCAGCCTGCCCAGGCGCTGGGCGGCGTCCTGCGGGTTGCCGCGCACTTCGGCCTCGGCACGGTGGCGGAAGGCCTCCAGGCTTTTCTCGCGGATGTGCTCCTTGTAGCTGCGCAGGTCGGCCAGGTACTTGGGCGCATGGCGCGCCACGCACAGGCTGGTGCTGGCGACGAGAAAGGCCAGGATCAGCAGGAACCACCAGGCGCTGTAGACCGCGTTGAGCTTGAGCGCCAGGAACAGTTGGGCCCAGAACGGCCCGAACTGGTTCACGTAATTGACCGCGGGCTCGTGCTGCTTGAGCACCGTGCCGATCACCGAGGCAATGCAGATGACGGTGAGCAGCGCGATGGCGAAGCGCATGGACGACAGCAGCTCGACGCCCGCGCGCCAGGTGCGGGATCGATGGGAGGAAGGCGCGCGGCGCGAGGTATCTGGCATGGAAAATGGCGCGGAAGCAAAAAGGCGGGGCCATCACAGGATGGACCCGCCCGGATTGGGGTTGGTTGCCGGCGTTTGGTTCCCTGCGCCGCAGGCAACAACGAATCAGTGGATCAACGCAGGCCGGCGATGTAGTCAGCCACCGCCCTGATCTCGCGGTCGTTGAGCTTGGCCGCCACCTGGGTCATCGGCAGGCTGTTGCCACGCTTGCCGTCGCGGAACTCCATCAGCTGCTTGCTAGTGTAGTCGGCATGCTGGCCGGCCAGGCGCGGATACTGCACCGGCAGGCCGGCGCCGTTGGGGCTGTGGCAGCTGGCGCAGGCCGCGATGTTGCGGTCTTGCAGGCCGCCGCGGAAGATGCGCTCGCCCAGCACCACCAGTTCCTTGTCCTTGGCAAAGCCGCCCTTGGCCTTCTGCGTGGCGAGCCAGCCGGAGATGTTCCTCATATCCTGATCGGAGAGCATGGAGGCGAAGCCCTGCATCACCGGGTCCTTGCGCACGCCGCTCTTGAATTCCTTGAGCTGCTTGACCAGATACTCGGGATGCTGCTGCGCCAGGGAGGGATTAGCCACAATGGTTGAATTGCCATCTGCTCCGTGGCATGCTGCGCACACTGCGGAAAACCCTGCCCCACCTTTTGCCAAATCAAGCTTGGCATTCGCCTGCGGCGCCGCGGTTGTCTCGCCTGCCGCAAAGGCCGGGAGGGCGGGTGCTGCCAGGAAGGCAGCCATCAGCATAGAGGCAAGCAACTTCATATCGAGGGCCTGTTGTTAGGTGCACTGAACCGCACAATTCTACAATGAGGCTCCCAAGCATTGATACCCCCCATGACGAACTCCTCCCCCGCACCGGTTGCGGGCACGCCCTCTCCCGCCACCGATGGCAAGCTCGCCATGGGCTGGATGCACACCGCGCGTTTTCTCACGACGGCGGCGCAGCTGCACCATCTGCCCGCCATTGAAGTTCCCGAAATCGCTTTCGTCGGACGCTCGAACGCCGGCAAGTCCACCTGCATCAACACGCTGACGCAGCAGAAGCAGCTGGCTTTCGCCTCCAAGAAGCCCGGCCGCACCCAGCACATCAACCTGTTCTCGCTGGGCCGCCAGGGCATCACCGACGCGGTGCTGGCCGACCTGCCGGGCTATGGCTATGCCGCGGTGTCGCGCTCGGACAAGCTGCGCTGGCAGCAGGTCATGGTCAACTACCTGATCAGCCGCAGCAGCCTCTCCGGCATCGTGCTGCTGTGCGATCCGCGCCTGGGCCTGACCGAGCTCGATGAAGCGCTGCTCGAAGCCGTGCGCCCGCGCGTCGAGGAGGGCCTGAAGTTCCTGATCCTGCTCACGAAGGCCGACAAGCTCACGCGCGCCGAGCAGGCCAAGGCGCTGTCCATCGCGCGCCTGCAGGCCGGCGGCGGCGAGGCAATGCTGTTTTCCGCGCTCAAGAAACAGGGCGTGGACGATGTGGCTCGGCTACTATGGAGGTGGTCGCATCCCGCAGAGACTGCGGCGGCCACGCCCGCAGCGCTGCCCGCAGCCGACAGCGCTGGCGAAACCCAGGCCCACTAGCTTCCAGCACCGGTCCGCCAGGCGCTGACAGCTACCGAGAGGACGTAGCTTGATGATCCAGACCTGCGACCATGTCCTGCCCCACGGCATCACCCTGCGCTGCCGCACCGCGGGCATGCCCGGCCGGCCCGTGCTGATGTTGCTCCATGGATTTCCCGAAGGCGCGTTCATCTGGGACGCGCTGCTGGCGCATTTTTCCGCGCCCGAGAACGGTGGCTTCCGCTGCGTGGCGCCCGATCTGCGCGGTTATGGCGGCTCGAGCAGCCCGCTCGGGGTCGAGGCCTACCAGCCACGGCATCTGGTGCAGGACATCCGCGCGCTGATCGCGGCCGAGAGCCCGCGGGTGCCGCTGGCGGCGCTGGTGGCGCATGACTGGGGCGGCGCGGTGGCCTGGAGCGTGGCGGCCCAGCACCCGGACTGCATGGACCGGCTCATGATCCTCAACGCCCCCCACGCGGGGGCGTTTTTGCGCGAGCTGCGCGAACAGGCGGAGCAGCGCCAGGCCAGCGAATACATGCGTTTCCTGCGCCGCGCGGATGCGCCGCAGCTGCTGGCCGAGAACGACTGGCAACGCACTTTCCGTTTCTTCGCGCAGCCCGATGGCAGGTTGCCGGCCTGGCTCACTCCTGCGCTGCAGGATGAATACCGGGCCCATTGGTCCCGGGGACTGCAGGGGCCCTGCCACTACTACGGCGCCAGCCCCTTGTATCCGCCCGCACCGGGCGCGCCCGACCACCTGGCGCAGGTGCGGCTGCCCGAGGCCGCGCTGCATGTGGCGGTGCCGACGCTGGTGCTCTGGGGCATGAACGACCCGGCACTGCGCCCGGGCCTGCTCGAGGGCCTCGAGGACTGGGTGCCGCGGCTGCAGATCCAGCATCTGCGCAATACCTCGCACTGGGTGGTGCACGAGCGGCCGGCGCGGGTGATCGACGAGCTGGAGCGGTTTGTGCAGCGGCAGGTCAGTGATGAGGGGGTGGCGGTTTGATAAGCGAGGTTGGGCTGGTCGTGATGCGCTTTGGATAGCGTTCATGCTGGATCTTGAGCGCGGGCCCGTTACCCTTCGACAGGCTCAGGGCGAACGGCTCACATGTTCACGCTGAATCCTCAGCGGGGGGCCCGCTACCCTTCGACGGAGCTGCCCAGGCAAGCTCCGAGCGCGCGGACCAAAAAACTGTTCGTCCTGAGCCTGTCGAAGGATGAACGGCCGCCCTCTCAAATGCCCCGCCTCACCGATAAACCGACTCTTCCCCCTCCGGCCTGGTCTTGAACCTCTTGTGCACCCAGTAATACTGCTCCGGCATCGTATTGATCCAGTATTCCAGCTCGCGGTTCATGCGCGCCGTGTCGGCCACCGCGTCGGCCGTGGGGAAGTCCTTCCAGGCCGGGGTGATCTGCGCGACGTAACCCTCGGGCGTGAGCCGCGTGTACATGCCGATGACCTTGGCCCGGCCCAGGCGCGCGAAGCGCGACAGCGAGGGGATGGTGGCCGCCGGCACGCCGAAGAACGGCACGAACACCGAGTCGTTGCGGCCGAAGTCCATGTCGGGCAGCAGGTACAGCAGCCCGCCCTGGCGCAGGCTGGAGATGATCGGCTTGACGCCGTCGGCGCGGTTGAGCATGCGCACGTCGCCGAAGCGCTGGCGCCCGCCCATGAACCAGTCGTCGATGTCCGGGTTGGGGTGGGTCGAGAAGATCGAGGTGAAGGCGCGGGTGGTGTTGAGCGGCAGCGTCAGCCCGCCCGCGTCCATGCTGTAGAAGTGCGGCGCGAAAACGATGGTCGGCGTGTCGCCTTCGAGCTCATGCAGTGCGCCTTCGAGCTTCACGCGCGCGCGCACCACGGATTCGGGCGCCGACCAGAGCCAGCCCCGGTCCAGCCAGGTCTGGCAGAACACGACGAAGTTGCGCCGCGCCAGCGCCTTGCGCTGTGCAGCGGTCAGCTGCGGAAAGCACAGCTCGAGGTTGCGCAGCGCGATCCGGCGCCGCGGCACCGCCGCCACGAACAGCAGTTGCCCGAGCAGCCAGCCCAGCGCGCGCAGCCAGCGCAGCGGCAGGCGCCCGAGCAGGCCCATCAGCCAGACACCGAAGCGCGCGCTCATGGCGCCACCTGCGCGGCGGGTTGCTCGGCGCGCGGCTGCTTGTAGCGCGCATAGCCCCAGAGGTACTGCGAAGGGCTCTGGCGTATCACCTGCTCCATGGCCTGGTTGAGCTGCAGCACAGCGGTCTCCAACGAATCTGACAAAGGCAAGGGCAACTCCTCGAAATGCATCACATAGCCGCGCCCCCAGGAGCGGCGCTCGCAGCGGGCGACGATGACGATCGCGCCGGTCTGCTGCACCAGCCGCGCTGCCAGCGTCATGGTGTAGGCATCGCGGCCGAAGAAGGGCGACCACAGGCCCTGCCCTTCCGGCGGAACCTGGTCGGGCAGCAGGCCCACGGCCTCGCCGCGGCGCAGCGCCTTGATCATCTGGCGCACGCCCGACAGCGTGGTCGGAACGGCCTGGACGCCGGGGCGGTTGCGCACGGTCTCCATCACCCGGGCCAGCCACGCCTGGCGCGCGGGCCGGTACAGGATGGTGATCGGGCCGTACTTCGGTCCCCAGCGCTGCGCGGCCGCCTGCACCGAGAGCTCGAAGCAGCCCAGATGCGGCGTGAGGAACACGATGCCGCGTCCCTGGGCCCAGGCGCGCTCGACGCGCTCGGGCTCGATCATCTCGCAGTGCGGCAGCTCGGGACGCAGCCACAGGCGCGGCAGCTCGGCCACCAGGCGCCCGGCATGGCCCACGGCGGCGGCGATCTCGCCAAACCGGTAGCCGGCCTGGCGCGCATTGTCCAGGAAACGCTGGCGGTAGGTGCCCGACAGGGCAAAGACCAGCCACCCCATGGCGGCACCCAGACCATGCAAAAGCCCCAAAGGCAGCAGCGAGAACAAACGAAACAGGCTTGGCATTAAAATAGACGGGTCGCTGAGTTAAATGAGCAACTTGCAGGGCGACGTAAAACAATTCTGCTAAAGCGTTCGCCGGGCTCCGTCAGCTTGGGCAACGCCTCACAAGCTGAACACAGGAGTTTATTCAATGGCGAACGATTTTCTTTTCACTTCGGAATCTGTTTCTGAAGGGCACCCCGACAAGGTGGCCGACCAGATCTCCGATGCGATCCTGGATGCCATTTTCACCCAAGACCCCCATTCGCGTGTGGCGGCAGAGACGCTGACCAACACCGGCTTGGTGGTTCTCGCCGGCGAGATCACGACCGGCGCCAATGTCGACTACATCCAGGTGGCGCGCGACACCATCAAGCGCATCGGCTACGACAACACCGATTACGGCATCGACTACAAGGGCTGCGCGGTGCTCGTGGCCTATGACAAGCAGAGCCAGGACATCGCCCAGGGCGTGGACCACGCCAGCGACGACGAGCTCGACACCGGCGCTGGCGACCAGGGCCTGATGTTCGGCTACGCCTGCGACGAGACGCCCGAGCTGATGCCCGCGCCGATCTACTACGCGCACCGCCTGGTCGAGCGCCAGGCGCAGCTGCGCAAGGACGGCCGCCTGCCCTTCCTGCGCCCCGACGCCAAGAGCCAGGTGACGATGCGCTATGTGGACGGCAAGCCGCACAGCATCGACACCGTGGTGCTGTCCACCCAGCACAGCCCCGACCAGTCGGAGTCCGCCACCCGCATGAAGGCCAGCTTCACCGAGGCCATCATCGAGGAGATCATCAAGCCGGTGCTGCCCAACGCCTGGCTGAACGACACGCGCTTCCTGATCAACCCCACGGGCCGCTTTGTGGTGGGCGGCCCGCAGGGCGACTGCGGCCTGACCGGCCGCAAGATCATCGTCGACACCTACGGCGGCGCCTGCCCCCATGGCGGCGGCGCCTTCTCCGGCAAGGACCCGACCAAGGTCGACCGCTCGGCCGCGTATGCCGCGCGCTACGTCGCCAAGAACATCGTTGCCGCGGGCCTGGCACGCCAGTGCCAGATCCAGGTGGCCTATGCCATCGGCGTGGCGCGCCCGATGAACATCACCGTGTATACCGAAGGCACGGGCGTCATTCCCGACGAGCAGATCGCCAAGCTCGTGGCCGAGCATTT is a genomic window containing:
- the metK gene encoding methionine adenosyltransferase, with translation MANDFLFTSESVSEGHPDKVADQISDAILDAIFTQDPHSRVAAETLTNTGLVVLAGEITTGANVDYIQVARDTIKRIGYDNTDYGIDYKGCAVLVAYDKQSQDIAQGVDHASDDELDTGAGDQGLMFGYACDETPELMPAPIYYAHRLVERQAQLRKDGRLPFLRPDAKSQVTMRYVDGKPHSIDTVVLSTQHSPDQSESATRMKASFTEAIIEEIIKPVLPNAWLNDTRFLINPTGRFVVGGPQGDCGLTGRKIIVDTYGGACPHGGGAFSGKDPTKVDRSAAYAARYVAKNIVAAGLARQCQIQVAYAIGVARPMNITVYTEGTGVIPDEQIAKLVAEHFDLRPKGIIQMLDLLRPIYGKTAAYGHFGREEPEFTWEKTDKAALLRDAAGLR